A region from the Leguminivora glycinivorella isolate SPB_JAAS2020 chromosome 3, LegGlyc_1.1, whole genome shotgun sequence genome encodes:
- the LOC125224607 gene encoding uncharacterized protein LOC125224607 — protein MVSYTGEERAFCIQAFYENNRSYVSVRRRFRLEFGLRNIRECPSTNLIKQWLVRFKRTGSTLKSRRKGRARSVRTTENIERVRGESVCESGCKKFNA, from the coding sequence atggtGTCTTACACGGGAGAAGAGCGAGCGTTTTGCATTCAAGCTTTTTATGAAAACAATCGATCTTATGTGTCTGTTCGTCGGCGTTTTCGACTTGAGTTCGGATTACGCAATATTCGTGAGTGTCCCAGCACAAATTTGATCAAGCAATGGTTAGTCAGATTTAAAAGAACTGGCTCAACACTAAAATCTCGACGTAAGGGACGTGCACGGTCTGTGCGTACTACTGAAAACATCGAACGGGTGAGAGGTGAGAGCGTCTGTGAGAGCGGATGCAAGAAATTCAACGCGTAA